The following proteins are co-located in the Deltaproteobacteria bacterium genome:
- a CDS encoding aldehyde dehydrogenase family protein, with product MPEYQLYIDGQLCDAEGGRTADSINPATEEPWARVARASRKDTQRAIAAARRAFDEGPWPRMSQADRAKILNQVADGLEARSQELAAVETHDSGGTIRKTSGDMMMGAAQLRYFAEMAPKLPLWEEIQVPQFPAQSKNYLQREPIGVCGQIIPWNFPLMMAVWKIGPALCAGNTLVLKPASDTPCSALELAKIIDQTDLPKGVLNVIHGSGAECGEELCTSPLVDKVALTGSTEVGRRVQQLASGTIKKVTLELGGKSANIILDDADLEMAVDGSLFGCFFHQGQACESGTRLFVSEKLHDEVVGRLVERTKPLTVGDPMDFATCQGPLISARQRETVLGYIKKGVDEGAKVAVGGKRPEHLAKGYYVEPTIFVDVKNNMTIAQEEIFGPVLCVIRYKTIDDAIRMANDSIYGLGGAVWSRDKEKALVVAKQMRTGTVWVNEYHLLSVAAPFGGYKQSGIGREFGLEGILEYTEVKHVHVDQVDNRGGKFWYGALFGA from the coding sequence ATGCCGGAGTACCAGCTCTACATCGACGGGCAGCTCTGCGACGCCGAAGGCGGCAGGACCGCCGACTCGATCAACCCCGCCACCGAAGAGCCGTGGGCCCGGGTGGCACGCGCCAGCCGCAAGGACACCCAGCGCGCGATCGCCGCGGCGCGCCGGGCATTCGACGAGGGGCCCTGGCCGCGCATGAGCCAGGCGGACCGCGCGAAGATCCTGAACCAGGTCGCCGACGGTCTCGAGGCTCGCAGCCAGGAGCTGGCGGCCGTCGAGACGCATGACTCGGGCGGCACCATTCGCAAGACCTCGGGCGACATGATGATGGGCGCCGCGCAGCTCCGCTACTTCGCCGAGATGGCGCCGAAGCTGCCGCTGTGGGAGGAGATCCAGGTCCCGCAGTTCCCCGCCCAGTCGAAGAACTACCTCCAGCGGGAGCCGATCGGCGTCTGCGGCCAGATCATCCCGTGGAACTTCCCGCTCATGATGGCGGTGTGGAAGATCGGGCCGGCGCTCTGTGCGGGGAACACGCTTGTGCTGAAGCCCGCGAGCGACACGCCGTGCTCGGCCCTCGAGCTCGCCAAGATCATCGACCAGACCGACCTCCCGAAGGGCGTCCTCAACGTGATCCACGGCAGCGGCGCCGAGTGCGGCGAGGAGCTCTGCACGAGCCCGCTGGTCGACAAGGTGGCGCTCACCGGCTCGACGGAGGTCGGTCGCCGCGTCCAGCAGCTTGCCTCGGGGACCATCAAGAAGGTCACGCTCGAGCTCGGCGGCAAGTCGGCCAACATCATCCTCGACGACGCCGACCTCGAGATGGCGGTCGACGGCTCGCTCTTCGGCTGCTTCTTTCACCAGGGCCAGGCGTGCGAGTCGGGCACCCGCCTCTTCGTCTCCGAGAAGCTCCACGACGAGGTGGTGGGGCGGCTCGTCGAGCGGACGAAGCCGCTCACCGTCGGCGACCCGATGGACTTCGCCACCTGCCAGGGCCCGCTCATCTCCGCACGCCAGCGCGAGACGGTGCTCGGCTACATCAAGAAGGGCGTCGACGAGGGGGCGAAGGTCGCCGTCGGCGGCAAGCGGCCGGAGCACCTCGCGAAGGGCTACTACGTCGAGCCGACCATCTTCGTCGACGTGAAGAACAACATGACGATCGCGCAGGAGGAGATCTTCGGTCCCGTCCTCTGCGTCATCCGCTACAAGACGATCGACGACGCCATCCGGATGGCCAACGACTCGATCTACGGCCTCGGCGGTGCGGTCTGGTCACGGGACAAGGAGAAGGCCCTCGTCGTCGCGAAGCAGATGCGGACGGGCACGGTGTGGGTCAACGAGTACCACCTGCTTTCGGTTGCGGCCCCGTTCGGAGGCTACAAGCAGAGCGGGATCGGGCGCGAGTTCGGTCTCGAGGGCATCCTCGAGTACACCGAGGTGAAGCACGTGCACGTCGACCAGGTCGACAACCGCGGCGGGAAGTTCTGGTACGGCGCGCTCTTCGGCGCCTAG
- a CDS encoding DUF779 domain-containing protein, producing MRVGATPLAETVVARVRAAHLGDELVFVFGSGCCEGTAPHLFARYTLTPEQEPVGAVAGVGVFADAHVRRLYRDRTIVIDAEADPLADGFSAEIPLGWRFVLRLA from the coding sequence ATGCGGGTGGGGGCAACCCCGCTGGCCGAGACGGTCGTCGCCCGGGTGCGCGCGGCGCACCTGGGCGACGAGCTCGTCTTCGTCTTCGGATCCGGGTGCTGCGAGGGGACGGCGCCCCACCTCTTTGCCCGCTACACGCTCACGCCGGAGCAGGAGCCGGTGGGCGCGGTCGCCGGCGTCGGGGTGTTCGCCGATGCCCACGTCCGCCGGCTGTACCGCGACCGCACGATCGTCATCGACGCGGAGGCGGATCCGCTCGCCGACGGGTTCTCGGCCGAGATCCCCCTCGGCTGGCGATTCGTCCTCCGGCTTGCATGA
- a CDS encoding citrate synthase: MASSTLTVIDNRTGKRYELPIEHGTIRAADLAQIRVAGEPGLVSYDPALINTATCKSKVSYIDGERGILRYRGYPIEELAEKSSFLETAYLIVKGELPTTSHFRMWQHNIKMHTLVHENVKHFIEGFRYDAHPMGILIATAGALSTFYPEAKNIMDLETRRMQTRRLIGKMPTIAAFAYRHSRGLPYVYPDNDLTYTGNFLSMMFKMTELKYRPDPVLEHALDVLFILHADHEQNCSSTTMRAIGSAHSDPYAAVAGAAAALGGPRHGSANEEVVHMLHEIGSVDRVPDLIKRVKAGELRLMGFGHRVYKNYDPRARLIKKIAYDVFEVTGKNPLIEIALELERIALQDDYFVSRRLYPNVDFYSGIIYEAMGLPVAMFPVMFAIARTAGWMAQWAEMVLDEEQKIVRPKQIYIGYDERHYVPLDQRREGGAPETEVPGPL, translated from the coding sequence ATGGCGAGCTCAACCCTGACCGTCATCGACAACCGGACGGGCAAGCGCTACGAGCTCCCGATCGAGCACGGCACGATCCGCGCGGCCGACCTCGCGCAGATCCGGGTCGCCGGCGAGCCGGGCCTCGTCAGCTACGACCCCGCTCTCATCAACACGGCCACGTGCAAGAGCAAGGTGAGCTACATCGACGGCGAGCGCGGCATCCTGCGCTACCGCGGCTACCCGATCGAGGAGCTGGCCGAGAAGAGCAGCTTCCTCGAGACCGCCTACCTGATCGTCAAGGGCGAGCTGCCGACCACGTCGCACTTCCGGATGTGGCAGCACAACATCAAGATGCACACGCTCGTCCACGAGAACGTGAAGCACTTCATCGAGGGCTTCCGCTACGACGCGCACCCCATGGGCATCCTCATCGCCACGGCCGGCGCGCTCTCCACCTTCTACCCCGAGGCCAAGAACATCATGGACCTCGAGACGCGGCGGATGCAGACCCGGCGGCTGATCGGCAAGATGCCGACGATCGCCGCGTTCGCGTATCGCCACAGCCGCGGGCTGCCCTACGTGTATCCGGACAACGATCTCACCTACACGGGCAACTTTCTCTCGATGATGTTCAAGATGACGGAGCTCAAGTACCGGCCGGATCCGGTGCTCGAGCACGCGCTCGACGTCCTCTTCATCCTGCACGCCGATCACGAGCAGAACTGCTCGTCCACGACCATGCGCGCGATCGGCAGCGCGCACTCCGACCCCTACGCCGCGGTGGCCGGCGCGGCGGCGGCCCTCGGCGGGCCGCGCCACGGCTCGGCGAACGAGGAAGTGGTCCACATGCTGCACGAGATCGGCTCGGTGGACCGCGTCCCGGATCTCATCAAGCGCGTGAAGGCGGGCGAGCTGCGGCTCATGGGCTTCGGCCACCGCGTCTACAAGAACTACGATCCGCGCGCGCGGCTCATCAAGAAGATCGCCTACGACGTCTTCGAGGTGACGGGGAAGAACCCGCTCATCGAGATCGCGCTCGAGCTCGAGCGGATCGCGCTCCAGGACGACTACTTCGTGTCGCGCCGGCTCTACCCGAACGTCGACTTCTACTCGGGCATCATCTACGAGGCGATGGGGCTGCCCGTCGCCATGTTCCCGGTGATGTTCGCGATCGCCCGCACCGCGGGCTGGATGGCGCAGTGGGCCGAGATGGTCCTCGACGAGGAACAGAAGATCGTGCGCCCGAAGCAGATCTACATCGGCTACGACGAGCGACACTACGTGCCGCTCGACCAGCGGCGCGAGGGCGGGGCGCCCGAGACCGAGGTGCCCGGGCCGCTCTGA
- the ligD gene encoding DNA ligase D yields the protein MAPGSVTVPLPERFEPQLATLASTAPDGDEWLHEFKFDGYRIGCRVDGRNVALISRNGNDWTDRFPEVRAAATELPVRRAFLDGEVAVVLPDGRTSFQALQKVFSGGDRADLAYFVFDLLHLDGEDVGRLPLERRKARLAELLRSQKKARVRYSEHVVGHGPEVFARACRMGLEGIVSKRRDLPYVPGRRSAWVKVKCIKRQEFVVGGFTDPEGSRVGIGALLVGVRDATGALAFAGKVGTGFTNQTAEALRRRLERIEQTECPFTPRPPGSLGRNAHWVKPTLVAEVAFSEWTNDGKIRHPSYQGLREDKPANEIRREEPASPPGTRAVAGVRLTHPDRVLWPELGFTKLDLARFYEAIAESIVPHVAGRPLTLVRCPTGVGASCFYMKHSAVWAPEALRRVRIPEKRKIGEYLIADSLPALIGLVQMDVLEIHTWNSTIDHVEQPNRIVLDLDPGPEVRWPRVIEAARLLRSAFDALKLESFVKTTGGVGLHVVVPLVPQAGWNECLAFARGVAEAIERQSPRLYTTAFPKAGRERKILLDYLRNNRTNTSVAAFSTRAKPRASVSVPLAWDELSPRLRSDHFTVNNLGERLAKLKEDPWRPYWRCKQHLAPKLLQAIAAL from the coding sequence CTGGCGCCTGGTTCGGTGACCGTCCCGCTGCCCGAGCGCTTCGAGCCGCAGCTCGCGACCTTGGCCAGCACCGCGCCGGACGGCGACGAGTGGCTGCACGAGTTCAAGTTCGACGGCTACCGGATCGGCTGCCGCGTCGACGGGCGGAACGTCGCCCTCATCAGCCGCAACGGCAACGACTGGACCGACAGGTTCCCCGAGGTACGCGCGGCGGCAACCGAATTGCCCGTGAGGCGCGCCTTTCTCGACGGCGAGGTGGCCGTCGTGCTGCCCGATGGCCGCACGAGCTTTCAGGCGCTGCAGAAGGTCTTCAGCGGTGGCGATCGCGCCGATCTGGCCTACTTCGTCTTCGACCTGCTGCACCTCGACGGCGAAGACGTCGGGCGCCTGCCGCTGGAGCGGCGCAAGGCTCGTCTCGCAGAGCTGCTCCGCTCGCAGAAGAAAGCGCGGGTCCGGTACTCCGAGCACGTCGTCGGCCACGGTCCCGAGGTCTTCGCCCGGGCCTGCCGCATGGGGCTCGAGGGCATTGTCTCGAAACGCCGGGACCTGCCGTACGTGCCCGGTCGCCGATCCGCCTGGGTGAAGGTCAAGTGTATCAAGCGACAGGAGTTCGTCGTCGGCGGCTTCACCGATCCGGAAGGCTCGCGGGTCGGGATCGGCGCCTTGCTCGTCGGCGTGCGCGATGCCACGGGTGCGCTGGCGTTCGCCGGGAAGGTCGGTACGGGCTTCACCAACCAGACCGCCGAGGCCCTGCGTCGCCGGTTGGAACGCATCGAGCAGACCGAATGCCCATTCACGCCACGTCCTCCCGGATCGCTCGGCCGCAACGCCCACTGGGTGAAGCCCACGCTGGTTGCTGAAGTGGCGTTCTCGGAATGGACGAACGACGGGAAGATCCGGCATCCGTCCTATCAGGGTCTTCGTGAGGACAAGCCGGCGAATGAGATTCGCCGCGAGGAGCCCGCTTCCCCACCGGGGACCCGGGCTGTCGCCGGCGTCCGGTTGACGCACCCGGACCGCGTGCTCTGGCCGGAGCTCGGCTTCACCAAGCTCGACCTCGCCCGCTTCTATGAGGCCATCGCAGAGTCGATCGTACCGCATGTGGCGGGGAGGCCGCTCACGCTGGTCCGCTGTCCGACCGGTGTCGGCGCATCGTGCTTCTACATGAAGCACTCCGCCGTGTGGGCGCCCGAAGCTCTGCGGCGAGTACGCATCCCGGAGAAGAGGAAGATCGGCGAATACCTGATCGCCGACTCGCTGCCCGCGCTGATCGGCCTCGTGCAAATGGACGTCCTCGAGATCCACACCTGGAACTCGACGATCGACCACGTCGAGCAACCGAACCGCATCGTGCTCGATCTGGATCCGGGCCCGGAAGTCCGCTGGCCGCGGGTCATCGAGGCGGCGCGCCTCCTGCGCTCGGCATTCGATGCGCTGAAGCTGGAGAGTTTCGTGAAGACCACGGGCGGCGTCGGCTTGCACGTGGTGGTGCCGCTCGTTCCGCAGGCCGGCTGGAACGAGTGCCTGGCGTTTGCGCGGGGCGTTGCCGAGGCCATCGAGCGGCAGAGCCCCCGCCTCTATACGACGGCCTTTCCGAAAGCCGGGCGCGAGCGGAAGATCCTGCTGGATTACCTGCGCAACAACCGCACCAATACTTCCGTCGCGGCGTTTTCCACGCGTGCCAAGCCGCGTGCCTCGGTTTCCGTTCCTCTCGCGTGGGACGAGCTGAGCCCGAGGTTGCGGTCGGATCACTTCACGGTCAACAACCTCGGCGAGCGACTGGCCAAGTTGAAAGAGGATCCGTGGCGCCCGTACTGGCGCTGCAAGCAGCACCTTGCGCCGAAGCTGCTGCAGGCGATCGCCGCGCTGTGA
- a CDS encoding nuclear transport factor 2 family protein codes for MEAFSREELEEAFRTYWRTGAVGEDWNAWADLFTEDCTYFEHWYGLMHGRETVRAWIVPLMEKYGDIYTAYEWHVVDPERGRVVLYVQNRRDHPSGRGTCDFPGVSVLEYAGGCKWKREEDYWAVKAREAAMRDYEAACQRHDPDHPKKRTRLDWGNGPGWTKGGRSWFERPRIGD; via the coding sequence ATGGAAGCATTCAGCCGCGAGGAGCTCGAGGAGGCGTTCCGGACCTACTGGCGCACGGGAGCGGTGGGCGAGGACTGGAACGCGTGGGCCGACCTCTTCACCGAGGACTGCACCTACTTCGAGCACTGGTACGGCCTCATGCACGGGCGCGAGACGGTGCGCGCGTGGATCGTGCCGCTCATGGAGAAGTACGGCGATATCTACACCGCGTACGAATGGCACGTGGTCGATCCCGAGCGAGGCCGCGTGGTGCTCTACGTCCAGAACCGCCGGGACCATCCCTCCGGCAGGGGCACGTGCGACTTTCCGGGCGTCAGCGTTCTCGAGTACGCGGGCGGCTGCAAGTGGAAGCGCGAGGAGGACTACTGGGCGGTGAAGGCGCGCGAGGCGGCGATGCGCGACTACGAGGCGGCCTGCCAGCGCCACGATCCCGACCATCCGAAGAAGCGCACGCGACTCGACTGGGGGAACGGACCGGGGTGGACGAAGGGCGGTCGCTCCTGGTTCGAGCGGCCGCGCATCGGTGACTGA
- a CDS encoding glutathione S-transferase family protein, translated as MKLYSGPLSLFTAKVRIALDEKRLAYELVSVPFTRSGGYQPKHPDVLAINPKGQVPVLVDGPVALFDSTIILEYLEDRYPTPRLYPQEVAARARCRQLEAAADEILFPLVFELIAEVFYKPAAGDRDGQRIARARAGITQHYDALERRLDERPYLCGDFSVADIGYALTATFAANLGAPLADDQPRLQAWYGRVLSRPSVTKELAGLAGAMEQLAR; from the coding sequence ATGAAGCTCTATTCGGGACCGCTCAGTCTCTTCACCGCCAAGGTGCGCATCGCGCTCGACGAGAAGCGACTCGCGTACGAGCTCGTGTCCGTCCCGTTCACCCGTTCCGGGGGATATCAACCGAAGCATCCCGACGTCCTCGCGATCAACCCGAAGGGGCAGGTGCCGGTCCTGGTGGACGGTCCGGTGGCGCTCTTCGACTCGACGATCATCCTCGAGTACCTCGAGGACCGCTATCCGACCCCGCGGCTCTACCCACAGGAGGTGGCGGCGCGCGCCCGCTGCCGGCAGCTCGAAGCGGCGGCGGACGAGATCCTGTTCCCGCTGGTCTTCGAGCTGATCGCCGAGGTGTTCTACAAGCCCGCCGCCGGCGACCGCGACGGGCAGCGCATCGCGCGCGCCCGGGCCGGCATCACGCAGCACTACGACGCGCTCGAGCGGCGGCTCGACGAGCGCCCCTATCTGTGCGGGGATTTCAGCGTCGCGGACATCGGCTACGCGCTGACGGCCACGTTCGCCGCGAACCTGGGCGCCCCGCTCGCCGACGATCAGCCCCGCCTGCAGGCGTGGTACGGCCGTGTCCTCTCCCGGCCGAGCGTCACGAAGGAGCTGGCGGGTCTCGCGGGCGCCATGGAGCAGCTCGCGAGGTGA
- a CDS encoding nucleotidyl transferase AbiEii/AbiGii toxin family protein, with protein MDPETIRALFASLRREGVEYVLVGAVALDVLGIGRLTEDIDLFVRPTADNVERLRRALRAVWDDPSIQEITADDLAGRYPVVQYVAPDDTRIDIMARLGEAFAFDDLRSSVHLYGDAEVVVATPETLYAMKRDTIRLQDKADAQRLKEKFGLGD; from the coding sequence ATGGATCCGGAAACGATACGGGCGCTGTTCGCGTCCCTGCGGCGGGAAGGGGTCGAATACGTGCTGGTGGGAGCGGTCGCCCTCGACGTGCTCGGCATCGGCCGTCTCACGGAGGATATCGACCTCTTCGTGCGGCCGACGGCCGACAACGTGGAGCGTCTCCGGCGGGCGCTGCGTGCCGTGTGGGACGACCCTTCGATCCAGGAGATCACTGCCGACGACCTCGCGGGCCGCTACCCGGTGGTGCAATACGTCGCACCCGATGACACGCGCATCGACATCATGGCTCGCCTGGGCGAGGCGTTCGCCTTCGACGACCTGAGGTCGAGCGTGCACCTCTACGGTGACGCGGAGGTCGTGGTGGCGACCCCCGAGACCCTGTACGCGATGAAGCGCGACACGATCCGCCTCCAGGACAAGGCCGACGCGCAGCGGCTGAAGGAAAAATTCGGCCTCGGGGACTGA
- a CDS encoding DUF393 domain-containing protein has translation MGLAVGRPGDDAQAAPDVEEPGRGVRNMSAARATLIYDGSCGFCRRWVERVRRWDRGGRLEMVPYQAADLESRFPGVSRADCVERIHLVDERGAVYRGAAAGREVLWRLPGGALWTLPFRIPGGLRVAERVYVWIAHRWGPLGRRGASSGASKPAPSA, from the coding sequence ATGGGTCTTGCCGTGGGGCGACCTGGTGATGATGCACAAGCAGCTCCCGACGTTGAAGAGCCTGGCCGAGGCGTCCGCAACATGAGCGCGGCGCGGGCCACGCTGATCTACGACGGGAGCTGCGGCTTCTGCCGGCGCTGGGTCGAGCGCGTGCGGCGCTGGGACCGTGGCGGACGGCTCGAGATGGTGCCCTACCAAGCGGCGGACCTCGAGTCACGCTTTCCGGGTGTGTCGCGGGCCGACTGCGTCGAGCGCATCCATCTCGTCGATGAGCGGGGTGCGGTGTATCGGGGCGCGGCGGCGGGCCGCGAGGTGCTGTGGCGGCTGCCCGGCGGCGCGCTCTGGACGCTCCCGTTCCGCATCCCCGGGGGGCTCCGGGTCGCCGAGCGCGTCTACGTCTGGATTGCACACCGCTGGGGTCCGCTCGGCCGGCGCGGCGCCTCCAGCGGTGCGTCGAAGCCAGCCCCGTCCGCGTGA
- the argB gene encoding acetylglutamate kinase has protein sequence MVVKYGGHAMENEELKDSFAQDVVLLKYVGMHPVIVHGGGPQIDAALKAQGVATRFVRGMRVTDAATMDVVEQVLVGKINKEIVALLNRHGGRAVGLSGKDGELVVARKRPGADDLGLVGEVVGVNPRVIDALEGFIPAIAPTAAGADGQTYNINADVVAGKIAEALRAEKLILLTDVEGVRARDGTLLDTLTADTAVELIADGTIAEGMIPKVECCIEALRGGVKQAHVIDGRVRHALLLEVLTSRGVGTELVPATRRPRRRLSRA, from the coding sequence ATGGTCGTCAAGTACGGCGGCCACGCGATGGAGAACGAGGAGTTGAAGGACTCCTTCGCGCAGGACGTCGTGCTGCTCAAGTACGTCGGCATGCACCCGGTGATCGTGCACGGCGGCGGCCCGCAGATCGACGCCGCGCTCAAGGCGCAGGGCGTCGCCACCCGCTTCGTGCGCGGCATGCGCGTCACCGACGCGGCCACCATGGACGTCGTCGAGCAGGTGCTGGTCGGCAAGATCAACAAGGAGATCGTCGCCCTGCTCAACCGCCACGGCGGGCGCGCCGTCGGGCTCTCGGGAAAGGACGGCGAGCTCGTCGTCGCCCGCAAGCGCCCCGGGGCGGACGACCTCGGACTCGTCGGCGAGGTGGTGGGCGTCAACCCGCGCGTGATCGACGCGCTCGAGGGCTTCATCCCGGCGATCGCGCCGACGGCCGCCGGCGCCGACGGGCAGACCTACAACATCAACGCCGACGTGGTCGCGGGCAAGATCGCCGAGGCGCTGCGCGCCGAGAAGCTGATCCTGCTGACCGACGTCGAGGGCGTGCGCGCGCGCGACGGCACGCTTCTGGACACCCTCACCGCGGACACCGCCGTCGAGCTGATCGCCGACGGCACCATCGCGGAGGGGATGATCCCGAAGGTGGAGTGCTGCATCGAGGCGCTGCGCGGCGGCGTCAAGCAGGCGCACGTGATCGACGGCCGCGTCCGCCACGCGCTCCTGCTCGAGGTGCTGACCAGCCGCGGCGTCGGCACGGAGCTCGTGCCGGCCACTCGCCGGCCGCGGCGGCGCCTGTCGCGCGCATGA
- a CDS encoding aspartate aminotransferase family protein: MTNAETNAEILAASAAHEIGVYARQPVAFVRGRGAELWDADGKRYLDFFAGLAVNNLGHCHPAVVDAIRTQAAELLHASNVYYTAPAAELAALLCRHSFAERVFLCNSGAEANEAAMKLARRWGSEHGGRYEILATTGSFHGRTFATLTATGQEKYHQGFQPLLPGVRLVPYDDAAATAAALRDETAAILVEPIQGEGGVNVPRPDYLPRLRELADRHGLLLIFDEVQCGMGRTGRLFAHEHTGVVPDVMTLAKALGGGLPIGATCTTARVAAVLTVGAHGTTFGGNPVACAAAIAALGELARPELLGHVREVGGYFAGRLRSLAARLPVIREVRGLGLMLGAELARPGAAIVDRCLRDGLLINCCADRVLRFVPPLIITREQVDEGFAVLERALAA, encoded by the coding sequence ATGACGAATGCCGAGACCAACGCCGAGATCTTGGCCGCGAGCGCCGCTCACGAGATCGGCGTCTACGCGAGGCAGCCCGTCGCCTTCGTGCGGGGCCGCGGCGCCGAGCTGTGGGATGCCGACGGGAAGCGCTACCTCGACTTCTTCGCCGGCCTCGCCGTCAACAACCTCGGTCATTGCCACCCGGCCGTCGTCGACGCGATCCGGACGCAGGCCGCCGAGCTCCTCCATGCCTCCAACGTCTACTACACGGCGCCGGCGGCCGAGCTCGCCGCGCTGCTCTGCCGCCACTCGTTCGCCGAGCGTGTCTTCCTCTGCAACAGCGGCGCCGAGGCGAACGAGGCGGCGATGAAGCTCGCCCGGCGTTGGGGGAGCGAGCACGGCGGGCGCTACGAGATCCTCGCGACCACCGGGTCGTTTCACGGCCGCACGTTCGCGACGCTCACCGCCACCGGACAGGAGAAGTACCATCAGGGCTTCCAGCCGCTTCTCCCCGGCGTCCGGCTGGTCCCCTACGACGACGCGGCGGCGACGGCCGCCGCCCTGCGCGACGAGACCGCGGCGATCCTGGTCGAGCCGATCCAGGGCGAGGGCGGCGTCAACGTCCCCCGGCCGGACTACCTGCCTCGGCTCCGCGAGCTCGCGGACCGGCACGGGCTCCTGCTGATCTTCGACGAGGTGCAGTGCGGTATGGGGCGCACCGGCCGGCTCTTCGCCCACGAGCACACGGGTGTGGTGCCCGACGTCATGACCCTCGCCAAGGCGCTCGGCGGCGGGCTGCCGATCGGCGCGACCTGCACCACGGCCCGCGTCGCCGCCGTGCTGACGGTCGGGGCCCACGGGACGACGTTCGGGGGCAATCCGGTCGCCTGCGCCGCGGCGATCGCGGCCCTCGGCGAGCTCGCCCGGCCGGAGCTCCTCGGCCACGTGCGCGAGGTCGGTGGCTACTTCGCCGGCCGGCTCCGGAGTCTCGCGGCCCGCCTTCCCGTCATCCGCGAGGTCCGTGGCCTCGGGCTGATGCTCGGCGCCGAGCTCGCGCGGCCGGGTGCTGCCATCGTCGACCGCTGCCTCCGCGACGGGCTCCTCATCAACTGCTGCGCCGACCGGGTCCTGCGCTTCGTGCCGCCGCTCATCATCACGCGCGAGCAGGTCGACGAGGGCTTCGCCGTCCTCGAGCGGGCGCTCGCCGCGTGA
- the argF gene encoding ornithine carbamoyltransferase, which produces MKRDLLRLSDLATGEIETIFTVAARLKSELRAGRPHPLLAGRTLAMIFEKPSLRTRVTFEVGMVQLGGAAIHLAPGDIRLGERESAGDIARNLERWVDLVMARTFLHQSVVDLAAGARVPVINGLSDLHHPCQVLSDCFTLLEHRGRLAGLRVAFIGDGNNVVHSWMDAAARLGLEFVLACPPGYEPDAAITTGAAARVTVMHDAEAAARGADVLYTDVWTSMGQETEAKARRRAFRPYQLNASLVARAKPDVLVMHCLPAHRGEEITDEVIDGPRSVVFDQAENRLHVQKAIMVWLLGAA; this is translated from the coding sequence ATGAAGCGCGACCTGCTCCGCCTGAGCGACCTCGCGACGGGTGAGATCGAGACGATCTTCACCGTCGCCGCCCGCTTGAAGAGTGAGCTGCGCGCCGGCCGGCCGCACCCGCTGCTCGCCGGGCGGACCCTCGCCATGATCTTCGAGAAGCCGAGCCTCCGCACGCGCGTGACGTTCGAGGTCGGCATGGTGCAGCTCGGCGGCGCGGCGATCCACCTGGCGCCCGGCGACATCCGGCTGGGAGAGCGCGAGTCGGCAGGCGACATCGCGCGCAACCTCGAGCGCTGGGTCGACCTCGTGATGGCCCGCACCTTCCTCCACCAGAGCGTGGTCGACCTCGCGGCGGGCGCGCGCGTGCCGGTCATCAACGGTCTCTCCGACCTCCACCACCCTTGTCAGGTGCTCTCCGACTGCTTCACCCTCCTCGAGCACCGGGGCCGCCTCGCGGGCCTCCGCGTCGCCTTCATCGGCGACGGCAACAACGTCGTCCACTCGTGGATGGACGCCGCCGCGCGGCTCGGCCTCGAGTTCGTGCTTGCCTGCCCACCCGGCTACGAGCCCGACGCCGCGATCACCACCGGGGCGGCCGCGCGCGTCACCGTGATGCACGACGCGGAGGCGGCCGCGCGCGGCGCCGACGTCCTCTACACCGACGTGTGGACGAGCATGGGCCAGGAGACCGAGGCCAAGGCCCGCCGCCGCGCCTTCCGCCCGTACCAGCTGAACGCGTCGCTGGTGGCGCGCGCCAAGCCCGACGTGCTCGTGATGCACTGCCTCCCCGCGCACCGCGGCGAGGAGATCACCGACGAGGTGATCGACGGCCCCCGCTCCGTCGTCTTCGACCAGGCCGAGAACCGCCTGCACGTGCAGAAGGCGATCATGGTCTGGCTGCTCGGGGCCGCGTAG